A window of the Bufo gargarizans isolate SCDJY-AF-19 chromosome 1, ASM1485885v1, whole genome shotgun sequence genome harbors these coding sequences:
- the TMEM144 gene encoding transmembrane protein 144, with product MEDWMTDNNHTANSNSSNLALGFASSVISVVLFGSNFVPIKKFDTGDGMFFQWILCASIWIVSLVVNIVLRSPKFWPVAMVGGFVWATGNITVVPIVKTIGLGLGLLLWASSNLLTGWASSRFGMFGINPEEVERPYLNYAGAGLSALSAIIFLFVKTEVKSVTSESETTPLLRNSINTQEPAGIDESWVDKLSPLQKRIIGSVLAVGAGVLYGSSFVPVLYIKDHSTNNESIYAGSSQFDLDYVFAHFSGIFLTSTVYFLIYCAVMKNQPKVYPKAILPGFISGILWAIATCCWFLANNYLSAVVSFPIITAGPGLIAALWGVLVFKEIRGMRNYLLLILAFCIVLTGSLLTAFSKT from the exons ATGGAGGACTGGATGACTGACAATAACCATACTGCCAATAGTAACAGCTCTAATTTAGCACTTGGCTTCGCATCCTCCGTTATATCGGTCGTCTTGTTCGGTTCTAACTTTGTCCCTATAAAGAAGTTTGACACTGGAGATG GCATGTTCTTCCAGTGGATTCTCTGCGCATCAATATGGATCGTGTCTTTAGTGGTCAATATCGTTCTTCGCTCTCCTAAATTCTGGCCTGTTGCAATGGTTGGAGGCTTTGTTTGGGCTACAG GTAATATTACAGTCGTTCCAATTGTAAAGACAATTGGACTAGGTTTGGGCCTTCTCCTTTGGGCGTCTTCAAATCTTCTTACTGGATGGGCAAGTTCCAG GTTTGGAATGTTTGGAATAAACCCAGAAGAAGTTGAAAGGCCGTATCTAAACTATGCAGGGGCAGGCCTATCAGCTTTGAG TGCAATTATTTTTCTGTTTGTGAAAACTGAAGTTAAAAGTGTTACCTCAGAGTCAGAAACAACCCCACTTCTCAGGAATAGT ATTAACACCCAGGAACCCGCTGGTATAGATGAATCCTGGGTAGACAAATTATCACCTTTGCAAAAGCGAATAAT AGGCTCGGTACTGGCTGTAGGAGCAGGAGTTCTCTATGGATCCAGCTTTGTTCCAGTTCTTTACATTAAAGACCACAGTACGAACAATGAGAGCATATATGCGGGATCCAGTCAGTTTG ATCTTGATTATGTGTTTGCACACTTCAGTGGAATATTCCTCACAAGTACTGTTTACTTCCTTATTTACTGTGCTGTAATGAAGAACCAGCCTAAAGTCTATCCAAAAGCAATACTGCCTG gaTTTATCTCTGGCATCCTTTGGGCAATCGCAACTTGCTGCTGGTTCCTGGCTAATAACTATCTAAGCGCCGTGGTCAGCTTCCCCATAATAACCGCG GGCCCTGGATTGATTGCTGCACTTTGGGGAGTTTTAGTCTTTAAAGAAATAAGG